TGTTCATATTCTAGTGTATTGAGTTAGGTTATAGAATAATGTCTGTGCTTTTTAACGCATTTTTAACGATTATGCCTTGCTCACTATTCAAACAAATAAATGTAAGAGCAATGAAGGAGAAATTTGAAAAAGTGACTAAATAACACTATTAATTAATATTAAAATAGTATTACAAAATCCTAATATTGGAAAACTTTATGGCTAAAGACGAGAAAAATCAGGAGCAGGAAAAAACCCATAAAAGGGAAGCAGAAGAACAATTAAAAACTGCAGAACAGATTGAAAAAAAGGCAAAAACTGAGGGCTTAGACCCCTTTGGTTCTTTTTTAAAAAACGCTATAGTGATTTAGAAAAGATTGCAGAAAATACGTTTAAGTTTGTTGTTGAAGGGAAATTAATTAACGAAGAGGACGATCCAAGTTTCACTTTTATTGAAAGCTATCAAACTGAAAAGTTCTCCCTTGAAAATGGTCAAGTAACCAATTTCAAAGAAATACTGGAAGGGCAAAATCCTGCCAGTATTGCCGATTTTATCGTAACCTACGTTAAACAGCATTCAAATGATTCTGCGCGAATTTTACAGGTTTCCTCTTATATAGAAACTTTACGCACAATCGCTAAAGGAGCAGCTTTAGAAACAGAACTGGAAAATGCTCTGGCTTTTTTAAATAAAATGGAAACTGCCATTATAGCCAATAAATTATCGCAAGCAGGAAGTTTTGGACAAACCCTTTTACATTTTTTTGCTGCAGAATCCTACCATACAGGCATGCTTATTTTGATAGAGGCAGGAGCTTCTATTAATGCACCTACGAAACACGGTACAACACCCATACATTTGTTATTTGGTGATGATCAAACCTGTCCTGAAAAATATCCTTCTAATGAATTTTTACAGAGATTAATTGATAATGGAGCCGATTTTTTTGCAAAAATTACTCGTGATTTTGACGATCAGGATGAGGTTATCACGCCGTTATCCAATCTGGCTTCAGGCTACATTTCAGAAGAAGATGAAGAATCAAAACGATGCCTTTTGTTTCTATTTGATGCTTTAAAAATCGATACTCCTGATAAAATTAAACAGGCATTACCGACCTTGCCTGAAGATGATTTAATCCAGATAATAAATTGATTTGTGGGGACTCAAGAGAGGAAACATTTCACATCTAATTTACTTCCAATTTCTAATTTTTATGGGTTAAGAAGAACATTGCTATCGACAGTTTAAGCCAAAGTTACATTTTTTACTCATTTGGCGTACAGTACTGAGTCCACTGTTACACTGTTTATATGAACTGATAACCAGGTGCCTGTTTACTATTAAAATCAAAGTGGCACATGAGTAGGGTTTTTTAACAGCGGATTCTGCTGCTTTATTAAGTTAAGAAAAACCAAATAAACCCCGTTTGTCCAACCAAAACCAGTTTCATTGCTGGAATAACTATATTTTATTTTATCTTTCGTTTTAACGCTGAGCGTTTCAACATCGTATTTTTCAAAAATAGTATGACCCTCCAGAAACCCCTTGTTGACAGTGCTAACAAATCGCTGCGCAATATCCAACGCTAAATCAGTATACCCATAGCGTTTTAAGCCATACACAGCGAAATACTGTAAGGGAGCCCAACCGAAAGGAGCATCCCACTGAAAGCCTGGATAATTTGTACTGGTCAGCAATCCTCCTTTCGCTAACAACTTGGGTAGATTATTGACAATTGCAGTAGCTTGTTCTTTTGAAGCAATGCCTGCCCAGAGAGGATAAAATGTAGTGGCATAAATGTAAGGACGCAATTCTTTATTTTTAAAATTGTAGTCAAAGTAGTAACCTTTTTGCTCATCCCATAAATAGCGGTTAATACGCTCAGCACGTTTTACAGCCAGCTCCCTCCATTTTTGAGCGGCGGGAAAATCATTTAAAATACGGTGAATTTCACTAGCCTCCTCCTCCAGTTTATAGAGAAGAACGTTCAAATCAACTGGAACGTAGTCCAAAATTGCAGCACTGAATGGGCCGTATTTTGCGGTAATGTCCAGACCAGACTCTCTAACCGTGCGATCAGCTCGATAAAACAGAGGAGTTAACTGATTCGTTTTTTTATCGTAGTACATTGATTTGTCATAGTCATTAATTTGATGAGTCTTAAAATAATCAGTGACTTTGGCATAATAGCTTAAGGATTCTTCAGGACATGGCCCTTCTCCCATTGCATAGTAACGTGACAAGCCAAGCTCAGCAATAAAATGAGGTGGTGACATCCAATATTGATATAGCTTATTAATAGCTGGTAGTGTTTTTGCCAGCCACTCTTTATCCCCTGTGCGGTGATAATAAGCTAATATCATTTCAGTTAGTAATGGAGGATGCGAACGTTCTAAATAATAACTGCGATTTGCATTAAGAATAGTACCGTAGTGATTGATTTCATAAATGATGTTATCCACCATATGGCGGGCAAGATTAAAGCGGTTATGCTCCAGTAAACCTAGTTCTATAAAATAACTGTCCCAGCCATACATTTCATTAAAACGTCCTCCCGGAACCACATAAGGATAAGGTAGATAGAGCAATCCATGTTCGCTTATGGTACTTATATCCTTTGGAAGATAGCGAAACTCGATTAGACGATTTTTGTTTGGAGGAAATTTTTTTATGGCCTCATTTCGAATCGCATTAATATCTTCTTCTTTCGATACATAAATAATTAGCCGTTGAGCTGTTAATTTCGCATCGTGCTGAGATTTTAAAAGATGATGATTATCCCGAACTAGGATATCCCAACTTTTTTCAATATAACGTGTTACTTCTGGATTCTGTGAATTTTTTAAATTATTTGCAGCCGTGTTAAGGCTGATGAAAGCAATAAAACAAATAATCGGTAGCTTACGCATCCTTTCCTCAAATTTCTTGGAACTGATCACATAGTTTAACCATAAAAATAAATTTGTTTAATTTTTTATTAGCATTACTACAATCCAGTAGATCACCTAACTTATCTTAGTTAGTGATTAAAGATTCCTTTTCCAGAAATGCTTTAAACTCTCTGACCCATGACGCACTTACATGATGTGGTAAAGGAATATTGGACTGACGATTTTCAGTGATGTCAAGAAAATGCACTTTTAGATGAGAGCGATAATACTCAAGATTTGGAACAACAAGGTCAATTATCTTGGCCTTTTCATCATTAATTCTTACCTGCAAAATCTCTTTGAAGAAAGGATGAGCCTCAAAATTTTTCATCTCCTCATTAAGCATTACTCCACCCTGAAAATTTAAAGTCCCTTTGCTTGCTGGAGAAAGACGGGTACAGTAGTTTGAATTTTTGCCAGCAAGGTAGCGTTTTGCTTCCACATGATAGCCAATCAGCAAACAAACTTTGGCTGACATTCCTAAGTCATAAGCCAGTTTGGCCCCAATCCACTCATGATAAAAAATGCCTAAATTATCCATGCTAAACTGCTGTGTTGGTGAGGCAAAATGGCCAATATCATGCAGTAAGCAGGCAAGAATGACTTCCCGGCTATGCCCTGCTTGCTCAGCAAAATAAGCGCACTGCAAAGCATGCTC
This region of Legionella clemsonensis genomic DNA includes:
- a CDS encoding ankyrin repeat domain-containing protein produces the protein METAIIANKLSQAGSFGQTLLHFFAAESYHTGMLILIEAGASINAPTKHGTTPIHLLFGDDQTCPEKYPSNEFLQRLIDNGADFFAKITRDFDDQDEVITPLSNLASGYISEEDEESKRCLLFLFDALKIDTPDKIKQALPTLPEDDLIQIIN
- a CDS encoding trehalase family glycosidase, with protein sequence MRKLPIICFIAFISLNTAANNLKNSQNPEVTRYIEKSWDILVRDNHHLLKSQHDAKLTAQRLIIYVSKEEDINAIRNEAIKKFPPNKNRLIEFRYLPKDISTISEHGLLYLPYPYVVPGGRFNEMYGWDSYFIELGLLEHNRFNLARHMVDNIIYEINHYGTILNANRSYYLERSHPPLLTEMILAYYHRTGDKEWLAKTLPAINKLYQYWMSPPHFIAELGLSRYYAMGEGPCPEESLSYYAKVTDYFKTHQINDYDKSMYYDKKTNQLTPLFYRADRTVRESGLDITAKYGPFSAAILDYVPVDLNVLLYKLEEEASEIHRILNDFPAAQKWRELAVKRAERINRYLWDEQKGYYFDYNFKNKELRPYIYATTFYPLWAGIASKEQATAIVNNLPKLLAKGGLLTSTNYPGFQWDAPFGWAPLQYFAVYGLKRYGYTDLALDIAQRFVSTVNKGFLEGHTIFEKYDVETLSVKTKDKIKYSYSSNETGFGWTNGVYLVFLNLIKQQNPLLKNPTHVPL
- a CDS encoding HD domain-containing protein codes for the protein MKINLENKINNTLDCLIQAAHSDYIGESVSQLEHALQCAYFAEQAGHSREVILACLLHDIGHFASPTQQFSMDNLGIFYHEWIGAKLAYDLGMSAKVCLLIGYHVEAKRYLAGKNSNYCTRLSPASKGTLNFQGGVMLNEEMKNFEAHPFFKEILQVRINDEKAKIIDLVVPNLEYYRSHLKVHFLDITENRQSNIPLPHHVSASWVREFKAFLEKESLITN